In Synergistaceae bacterium, a single window of DNA contains:
- a CDS encoding ABC transporter substrate-binding protein translates to MKKVLFLTLALVMIICVSSASAKDVVIAFSQIGQESDWRTANTDDLRSAIENHPGWKLVYDDGQQKQENQIKALRNFITQGVDYILFTGVVSTGWDEVLKEVNEAEIPLLLVDRLPDCADKIDYVAAFGGDFVEEGRRQVAWVGEYLKSIGRGNEDVNIVIMEGTTGASAQTGRTEGNLKALKEYPHLKLVGQQSGNFTRAEGQAVMESWLKSIPKIDVLIAQNDDMALGAIDAIKAAGKVPGKDIIIVGCDSVKAAFDAIVAGEMNCTVECTPLYGAFVVPTIEALERGEKFSRTVIHPEEGVFDMNGGINLGTVTSVKAADVISQRRY, encoded by the coding sequence ATGAAGAAAGTATTGTTTCTCACCCTTGCGCTTGTAATGATTATTTGTGTATCGTCAGCAAGTGCAAAAGATGTTGTTATTGCGTTCTCTCAGATTGGCCAAGAGTCAGACTGGCGCACAGCAAACACTGATGATTTACGTTCGGCAATCGAGAATCACCCGGGCTGGAAACTCGTTTATGATGACGGGCAGCAGAAACAGGAGAATCAGATCAAAGCACTCCGCAATTTTATTACTCAAGGCGTAGATTATATTCTCTTCACGGGCGTTGTCTCAACTGGATGGGATGAAGTTCTCAAAGAAGTTAACGAGGCAGAAATACCCCTCCTCCTTGTTGACAGGCTCCCTGACTGCGCAGACAAAATTGACTACGTTGCAGCATTCGGCGGAGATTTCGTCGAGGAAGGAAGAAGACAAGTTGCTTGGGTCGGCGAATATTTGAAGAGTATCGGACGCGGCAATGAAGACGTGAATATCGTCATCATGGAAGGCACAACAGGAGCAAGCGCGCAGACAGGACGCACAGAAGGAAATCTTAAAGCGTTGAAGGAATATCCGCATTTAAAACTTGTCGGCCAGCAGTCAGGAAATTTCACAAGAGCTGAAGGTCAGGCAGTTATGGAGAGCTGGTTAAAGTCAATTCCGAAAATTGATGTTCTTATCGCACAAAATGATGACATGGCACTCGGAGCAATTGACGCAATCAAGGCAGCCGGCAAAGTTCCCGGAAAAGATATTATTATCGTAGGTTGTGACTCAGTAAAGGCAGCTTTTGACGCTATCGTCGCGGGCGAAATGAACTGCACAGTAGAATGCACACCACTTTATGGCGCGTTTGTTGTTCCTACAATTGAGGCTCTTGAGCGCGGAGAAAAATTCAGCAGAACCGTTATTCATCCTGAAGAAGGCGTTTTCGATATGAACGGCGGAATCAATCTCGGCACAGTTACATCAGTTAAGGCCGCTGACGTAATTTCACAGCGCAGATATTAA
- a CDS encoding carboxylesterase family protein, with protein sequence MKKFFVCIMLLIMCGSCSAADKISAVCNNGTFNGVLSSDNVITWLGVPYAKSPSGSLRWKAPQAPDASTEIFDADKFSAMPIQIVSDNNPASLMPQDEDCLYLNVWKASDDKAAPRPVMVWVHGGSFRYNGTGRPEWSGHKLAADNPDIMVVAVGYRLGIMGFIDFSEVSGGENFAESGNLGILDVLQSLKWLKANIAAFGGDPDNITVFGHSSGAALVSLLMTIPEAQGLFQRAILESGSVSMSMARKNTAEDATQLAKKLLALTGKTNMTGLMTLTSQDLQNAAAKLDGALNFPERDGITLSEDVYAAFAANAGKYDILIGSNADEARYFLGAIGSLDVYSNYVASAYNQLTDAMSQIPDYGESMVNAAENFITLQGDVAPVWAYTEFINELLFRVPAIQMASSPARTGKTYMYYWNIPTADPYLACHEVELPFVFDLPSVLIPADFLNSTQGQGIRALTQNIWVDFAKDGIIDGAIEYTSSDRTTIIISPDATPVSAVNDPLSEQRQLITPLLALNFSGRDIINTISAGDEDTDTDSDDTNIPRGSSSGCNAGIFPLIFLLPIIHITIRNKR encoded by the coding sequence ATGAAGAAATTTTTTGTATGTATTATGCTGTTAATTATGTGCGGTTCGTGCAGTGCTGCTGATAAAATTTCTGCGGTCTGCAATAACGGAACATTTAACGGGGTCTTATCTTCTGATAATGTCATTACGTGGCTTGGTGTTCCTTATGCAAAATCTCCATCGGGCTCTCTTAGATGGAAGGCACCTCAAGCACCCGACGCGAGCACAGAAATATTTGACGCCGATAAATTTTCAGCAATGCCGATACAGATAGTGTCTGATAATAATCCTGCTTCTCTCATGCCTCAAGATGAAGACTGTCTATATCTCAATGTCTGGAAGGCCAGCGATGATAAAGCTGCTCCTCGTCCTGTTATGGTATGGGTTCACGGAGGATCATTCAGATATAACGGGACTGGCAGACCTGAATGGAGCGGACATAAATTAGCTGCTGATAATCCTGATATTATGGTCGTGGCTGTCGGTTATAGACTTGGTATTATGGGATTTATCGATTTTTCTGAGGTAAGCGGCGGCGAAAATTTTGCAGAGAGCGGAAATTTAGGAATACTTGACGTTTTGCAGAGTCTTAAATGGTTGAAAGCTAATATAGCTGCGTTCGGCGGAGACCCTGATAATATAACAGTGTTCGGGCATTCATCCGGAGCGGCTTTAGTTTCATTGTTAATGACAATTCCGGAAGCACAAGGACTCTTTCAGAGGGCTATACTAGAAAGCGGTTCTGTCTCAATGTCAATGGCTAGAAAGAATACAGCAGAGGACGCGACACAACTTGCAAAAAAACTTCTCGCACTGACAGGAAAAACAAACATGACCGGATTAATGACTCTTACTTCGCAAGATCTACAAAACGCTGCAGCAAAACTTGACGGCGCATTGAATTTCCCGGAGCGTGACGGCATAACATTATCTGAAGATGTTTACGCAGCTTTTGCAGCAAACGCAGGTAAATATGATATTCTAATCGGCTCTAATGCTGATGAAGCGCGTTATTTCTTGGGAGCTATAGGCAGTCTTGATGTATATAGTAATTACGTGGCTTCAGCTTATAATCAGCTCACCGACGCAATGAGCCAAATACCTGACTACGGGGAATCAATGGTTAACGCTGCAGAAAATTTCATTACTCTTCAGGGAGATGTTGCACCGGTCTGGGCATATACAGAATTTATAAATGAATTACTTTTCAGAGTCCCTGCTATACAAATGGCTTCATCACCTGCCAGAACTGGCAAAACATACATGTATTACTGGAATATTCCTACAGCTGATCCATATTTAGCATGTCATGAAGTCGAGCTCCCATTCGTTTTTGATCTTCCAAGCGTATTAATTCCGGCTGATTTTCTGAACAGTACACAAGGACAGGGAATACGCGCTCTCACTCAAAATATATGGGTTGATTTTGCTAAAGATGGAATAATAGACGGCGCAATTGAATATACATCGTCTGACCGTACTACAATAATAATTAGTCCTGATGCAACACCAGTAAGCGCAGTTAATGATCCGTTAAGTGAACAGAGACAGTTAATAACGCCTTTACTTGCATTAAATTTTTCAGGACGCGACATTATCAATACCATAAGTGCCGGCGATGAAGATACAGATACAGACTCTGACGATACTAATATTCCAAGAGGTTCAAGTTCAGGCTGTAATGCCGGGATATTTCCGTTAATATTCTTACTGCCTATAATACATATAACAATTAGGAACAAACGCTAA